The Bradysia coprophila strain Holo2 unplaced genomic scaffold, BU_Bcop_v1 contig_151, whole genome shotgun sequence genome contains a region encoding:
- the LOC119074310 gene encoding uncharacterized protein LOC119074310 isoform X1 has product MPRESITKTMHQQNIYQQQQPQFPNFTHPPPSIEFSLPHIDDATIERFLIDRNHLAIQVGEPNVYNHFKINGRDRLTVIQMNLTNLIRQQQMDETNLKNNIAHLAPAPWEDKVNSIKQNQIKIAKLLTKFEALSSSEVAKTTVVKRRKNKRKMRKARSTKQELTNNTVEEAAATKRPKFEDDLEQSYEKYEMERIRTANLKRSNECKRQLAMLESLVELRCIRRKNSNVTGSGHTSSEKCFIEQIDQLKSKWNEALEKCNSLENKLKMLLTSTASQLWLNALFSNTEAPFVDNTADVKALLDIRKSWDLCLVTNANVFGSSIPPGWVLPNPTPSNEWVPFLVK; this is encoded by the exons ATGCCGCGCGAATCCATCACTAAAACTATGCACCAACAAAATATctaccaacaacaacaaccacaatttccaaatttcaccCATCCACCACcatcaattgaattttctctGCCCCACATTGATGATGCAACAATTGAACGTTTTTTAATCGACCGAAATCATTTAGCAATTCAAGTCGGTGAACCGAACGTTTAcaatcatttcaaaattaatggCAGAGATCGGCTGACTGTGATACAAATGAACTTAACGAATTTAATCAGACAGCAGCAAATGGACGAAACTAATCTAAAAAATAACATTGCTCACCTAGCACCTGCTCCATGGGAGGACAAAGTAaattcaatcaaacaaaatcaaatcaaaatcgcAAAATTGTTGACGAAGTTCGAGGCATTATCATCATCGGAAGTGGCGAAAACAACAGTCgtaaaaagacgaaaaaacaaaaggaaaatgagAAAAGCACGTTCCACCAAGCAGGAATTAACAAACAACACAGTAGAAGAAGCAGCAGCAACAAAAAGACCCAAATTCGAAGATGACTTAGAACAATCGTACGAAAAGTACGAGATGGAACGTATACGGACTGCAAATTTGAAACGGTCCAATGAATGTAAGAGACAGCTAGCCATGTTGGAATCATTAG TCGAATTAAGATGCATTCGCCGCAAAAACTCCAATGTTACTGGATCCGGTCATACGTCcagcgaaaaatgttttatcgagCAAATCGATCAACTCAAATCCAAATGGAACGAAGCTCTGGAGAAGTGCAACTCtctggaaaataaattgaaaatgttgctgaCCAGCACTGCTTCTCAGCTTTGGTTAAATGCTTTATTTTCGAATACCGAAGCGCCGTTCGTCGATAACACTGCGGACGTTAAAGCTCTCTTGGATATTAG AAAATCATGGGACTTGTGTCTCGTCACCAATGCAAATGTTTTCGGATCGTCAATTCCTCCCGGATGGGTTCTACCTAATCCAACGCCATCTAACGAGTGGGTGCCGTTTCtggttaaataa
- the LOC119074310 gene encoding tubulin-specific chaperone A-like isoform X2 produces the protein MADPRLRQITIKTGVVKRLAKEKISYEKEATQQRKRIDRLKTEGADDHVLRKEEECYQESLMMVPDCQRRLVKAFTELDEYLKNELELNETKEYLAAFAVLSEAKEQMENSL, from the exons atggcCGATCCAAGACTGCGCCAGATTACAATTAAAACTGGAGTTGTCAAACGAttagcaaaagaaaaaatttcgtaCGAAAAGGAGGCGACACAACAACGGAAACGTATCGATCGGTTAAAAACAGAAGGTGCCGATGATCATGTTTTGAGAAAGGAGGAGGAATGCTATCAGGAATCGTTGATGATGGTGCCGGATTGTCAACGAAG atTGGTCAAAGCTTTCACCGAATTGGATGAATACTTGAAAAACGAATTAGAGCTTAACGAAACCAAGGAATATCTCGCTGCATTTGCCGTTCTGTCTGAAGCCAAAGAGCAGATGGAAAATTCGTTGTAA